One stretch of Mycobacterium riyadhense DNA includes these proteins:
- a CDS encoding PE family protein, with protein sequence MSSFVVVSPQVVLAAAADLSVLGSTISAASAAAASATTAVASAAQDEVSAAIAGLFSEHGRQYQVLAGRVAGFHEQFSAVLAASAGGYAGAEASAAQSLLDAVNASSVAVTGRALIGNGANGASGGVGQAGGDGGWLFGSGGNGGSSSDAGTPGGAGGSAGLIGNGGAGGTGGAGGVGGAGGRGGWVWGSGGAGGAGGSVTTSGGSGGAGGAGGYAPLWGHGGAGGAGGAGGNGFGGAGGAGGRGGVVYGAGGAGGAGGAGDATSGGGGAGGAGGAAPLWGGGGDGGAGGVGGGDGGHGGAGGRLVGGGGAGGDGGVIGGAGASGGAGGDGGAAGVFGAGGAGGAGGANTGGVGGVGGGGGEGGRGGWLYGNGGVGGGGGGADLVTGAGGAGGAGGAAVVWGAGGVGGAGGGGGGIGGAGGRGGLLYGPGGAGGGGGDAGGAGASGGAGGGGGGAGLIGSGGAGGAGGSDLDGAGGAGGQGGQGGLLYGPGGAGGAGGAGGAGGASGGAGGRGGAAGLIGAGGAGGAGGADLDGTGGAGGRGGHGGWLYGNGGAGGTGGVGDTGSGSGGSGGAGGAGGDAGLFGDGGNGGRGGAGATGGGGGTGGAGAVLIGDGGAGGAGGAGNGIDGAGGAGGAGGNTTLIGSGGAGGGGGGYGGDGGRGGDAGLLIGNGGAGGVGAAGYDGTTATAGGAGGDGANGGDGGAGGAAGLIGLGGHGGAGGTGGIGGAGGDATTAGGTGGDGGTGGTGGAGGAGGKAVIGIAGNGGTAGNGGTGGAGGAGGAGASSDGGDGGNGGTGGVAGTGGAAGAGWGAHTGTTGVGGTGGAGGNGGTGDNGAAGATAATGGDGYHGGAGGTGGAGGAAGAGGTNGNGGTGGSGGAGGLGGNGGAGNNSNGGNGGTGGVGGAAGAGGAAGTGTGSAGSAGNAGIGGQGGAGGNGGTGDNGAAGAAATTGGDGYAGGAGGAGGAGGAAGAGGTNGNGGTGGNGATGGVGGNGGDGVNSNGGNGGNGGVGGAAGNGGAAGTGAGSAGVAGNAGIGGTGGAGGNGGTGDNGADGATATAGGDGYAGGAGGAGGAGGAAGAGGTNGNGGQGGNGATGGVGGTGGNGANSNGGNGGTGGTGGAAGNGGAAGTGVGSAGVAGNAGVGGHGGNGGDGGTGDNGADGATAATGGDGYNGGNGGAGGAGGAAGAGGTNGNGGQGGNGAAAGNGGTGGNGNNSNGGNGGNGGAGGNAGNGGAAGSGAGSAGVAGNAGIGGQGGNGGDGGTGDNGADGATATAGGDGYAGGAGGAGGAGGAAGAGGTNGNGGQGGNGAAAGNGGDGGNGANSNGGNGGNGGTGGAAGDGGAAGAGTGSAGVAGNAGTGGQGGNGGDGGTGDNGAAGATAAAGGDGYAGGAGGAGGAGGAAGAGGTNGNGGQGGNGAAAGNGGDGGDGDNSAGGNGGAGGAGGVGGSGGAAGAGTGSAGVGGNAGNGGHGGAGGKGGAGADGAIAGFDGGNAGNGGAGGAGGAGGAGIGGSGGGSGGQGGDAGAGGAAGQGGIAFGTGPGGNGGTGGQGGTGGAGGAGTDGGAGGAGGTAAIGGNGGNGGESIAGDGGAGGDAGAGGAGGDGGTGNGGGAGGNAASGGTGGSGGAGTFAGGAGGAGGAGGAGGSATASDNAGGGGNGGAGGAGGNGTTGGDGGTAGTGGAGGASFGSGDAGNGGTGGLGGNGGGFVTSVGGKGGAGGAGGAGGASFGSGNAGNGGNGGNGGTGADTVTAGAGGNGGDAGGGGSAAGTGNAGDGGNGGNGGNGGDGDSSTGIGADGGNGGNGGSAGAAGTATGGGSNGTAGTGGTGGNGGNGTVGLDGTDAASGTGANGGDGGDGGAGGAGGTGGAANGGIAGSGGNGGNGADGGKGGAGGSGSDGSSSTSGVGGDGTAGGAGGNGGNGGAAGAGGAAGSGGGGSAGVNGTAGDGGAGGKGGAGGNGGTGGQDSSSFAGLDGGTGGNGGAGGQGGAGGAGIGGSGGGTGGQGGDAGAAGTGGAGGNGAAGADGTSSTSGDGTAGGDGTAGGDGGAGGAGGAAGAGGAAGSGGGSAGANGTASDGGKGGTGGQGGAGGAGGDGSLAGSDGGTAGAGGAGGQGGAGGAGISGSGGGAGGQGGDAGAGGAGGQGGTSFGTGPGGAGGSGGQGGQGGAGGAGTDGGSGGAGGSAATGGNGGTGGAGAGAFADGGKGGSGGSGGSGGAGGAGNGGGNGGAGGAGNNGGTGGTGGTASGGTGGDAGNGGTGGNGGIGGDASSGAGTGGTGGTAGNGGAGGTAGTGNGDGTGGAGGDGGNGGTGGNTAGSGNAGDGGTGGTGGTGTDGTDGGNGGAGGNGTDGGNGGAGGNGGNATGAGNAGNGGTGGTGGQGGGGGTGTDDSGGAGGTGGQGGAGGSGGSGGTASGAGSGGTGGNGGQGGTGGNGGSGADGSSSTGGTGGDGTAGGSGGNGGAGGAAGAGGAASGGSAGANGTGGTGGQGGDGATGGNGGNGGNDVVPWFGGNGGSGGHGGTGGAGGAGINGAGGGTGGKGGEAGTGGNGGNGGTGGGGIGGTGGDGGTGGQGGQGGAGGGVGGAGTNGGTGGQGGTGGDGADGSSTAGTGGSGFTGGTGGNGGNGGAAGAGGAAGTGSGGTAGANGAGGTGGQGGDGGNGGNGAEGAEGADTGWSGGTSGWGGNGGNGGDGGAGINGAGGGNGGNAGTGGNAGTGGTGGTGDIGDGGTGGDGGNGGNGGTGGNGTDGGDGGSGGQAGTGGNGGNAGKGGGHFASGGNGGNAGNGGNGGAGGHASGSTGNGGAGGQGGQGGTGGNGNEGDLGMGDGGNGGAAGAGGAGGSGGNGGTDDGAGGNGGDGGQGGTGGNGEDGDISGAVGGSAGTGGSGGDGGNGGTGNGTGAGGKGGAGGTGGSAGSTGAANYEGEGTTGSSGGAGGNGGAGGASSGSGNGGDGGAGGNAGASSTGAQNTNPLDGFGGVGGSGATGGAGGAGGNATGTGNGGAGGNGGNGANGGDGGLASGQDNSFAGDAGTGGTGGKGGAGGTASSGVGGGGGTGGNGGAGGTGGSYTGNNPQVTGGDGGAAGDGGDGGDGGTGGGGNGVGGKGGNGGNGGDGAAGIDGTGTIGANASGSGSGGNGGNGGAGGSNGGNGGNGGNGGNGIDGFTGTVTSDTGGNGGWGGNGGNGGNGGNGGSGGGSGGNGGNGGTAGNGGNGVGGTTNAHGSTGANGGNGGNGGNGGAGTGTGTGGNGGSGGKAGTGGNSEQSYDTSIPGPDGGSGGNGGNGGAGGGSESGNAGNGGDGADGGAAGNGGLSSETTSTAGGAGGAGGNGGNGGAGGAGGDSSNGGNGGAGGAGANGGDAGDGAGSFDANAGGNGGNGGAGGAGGNGGNASSVGGVGGAGGNGGTGGNAGNGGDGTEVGEGNGGDGGTGGNGGNGGNFGGGGDGGTGGGGGAGGTAGSGGTDGVHGSAGTDGEHGS encoded by the coding sequence ATGTCGTCGTTTGTGGTGGTGTCTCCGCAGGTGGTGTTGGCGGCGGCGGCGGATTTGTCGGTGTTGGGGTCGACGATCAGTGCGGCCAGCGCGGCGGCGGCAAGCGCGACGACAGCGGTGGCTAGTGCGGCACAGGATGAGGTGTCGGCGGCGATCGCGGGGTTGTTTTCTGAGCATGGGCGCCAGTATCAGGTGTTGGCGGGGCGGGTGGCGGGGTTTCATGAGCAGTTCAGCGCGGTGTTGGCCGCCAGCGCGGGGGGGTATGCGGGCGCGGAGGCTTCCGCGGCGCAGAGCCTGCTGGATGCGGTGAACGCCTCGAGTGTGGCGGTGACGGGGCGGGCGTTGATCGGCAACGGCGCCAACGGGGCCAGTGGTGGGGTGGGTCAGGCCGGTGGTGATGGCGGCTGGTTGTTCGGTAGCGGCGGCAATGGGGGTAGTAGCAGTGATGCGGGCACACCCGGGGGTGCGGGCGGGTCGGCGGGGTTGATCGGCAACGGCGGGGCTGGTGGGACCGGGGGGGCCGGCGGGGTTGGGGGGGCCGGGGGGCGCGGTGGCTGGGTGTGGGGTTCGGGTGGGGCCGGTGGGGCCGGGGGCAGCGTGACCACGAGCGGGGGTAGTGGGGGTGCGGGTGGGGCCGGTGGGTATGCCCCGTTGTGGGGTCATGGCGGTGCGGGTGGGGCTGGTGGGGCCGGGGGTAACGGGTTTGGTGGGGCCGGTGGGGCCGGTGGGCGCGGCGGGGTGGTCTATGGCGCCGGTGGGGCTGGTGGGGCCGGCGGGGCCGGGGATGCCACCAGCGGTGGTGGTGGGGCTGGTGGGGCCGGTGGAGCGGCCCCGTTGTGGGGTGGCGGTGGTGACGGGGGCGCTGGCGGGGTGGGTGGCGGCGATGGGGGGCACGGCGGTGCCGGGGGCCGGCTGGTGGGTGGTGGAGGCGCCGGCGGCGACGGTGGGGTGATCGGTGGGGCCGGGGCCTCCGGCGGCGCCGGTGGTGATGGTGGCGCGGCGGGAGTGTTCGGGGCTGGGGGGGCCGGCGGGGCCGGCGGGGCCAATACCGGCGGGGTCGGCGGTGTTGGTGGGGGTGGTGGTGAGGGTGGGCGTGGTGGCTGGCTGTACGGCAATGGTGGGGTCGGTGGTGGTGGCGGGGGTGCGGATCTGGTCACCGGGGCCGGCGGGGCCGGCGGGGCCGGTGGGGCCGCGGTGGTGTGGGGGGCCGGCGGGGTCGGCGGGGCCGGTGGTGGTGGTGGGGGGATCGGCGGGGCCGGCGGGCGCGGCGGGCTGCTGTATGGGCCGGGCGGGGCCGGCGGTGGCGGTGGGGACGCCGGGGGTGCGGGGGCCTCCGGCGGTGCGGGTGGCGGTGGTGGGGGTGCGGGGTTGATCGGGTCCGGTGGGGCCGGTGGGGCCGGGGGGTCTGACCTGGACGGGGCCGGCGGGGCCGGCGGGCAGGGCGGGCAGGGCGGATTGCTGTACGGCCCGGGCGGGGCCGGCGGCGCTGGCGGCGCCGGTGGCGCGGGCGGGGCCTCCGGTGGGGCCGGTGGTCGTGGTGGGGCCGCGGGGTTGATCGGGGCCGGGGGGGCCGGCGGGGCCGGAGGAGCTGATCTGGACGGCACCGGCGGTGCCGGCGGCCGCGGCGGGCACGGCGGCTGGCTGTACGGCAACGGCGGGGCCGGCGGCACCGGCGGTGTCGGCGATACGGGCAGCGGCAGCGGGGGCAGTGGTGGGGCCGGTGGGGCCGGTGGGGACGCCGGATTGTTCGGTGATGGCGGTAACGGTGGCCGCGGCGGCGCCGGCGCCACCGGCGGGGGCGGCGGCACCGGGGGGGCCGGCGCGGTCTTGATCGGCGATGGCGGCGCCGGTGGGGCCGGCGGGGCCGGTAACGGCATCGATGGTGCCGGCGGGGCCGGCGGCGCCGGCGGTAACACCACCCTGATCGGGTCCGGGGGGGCCGGTGGTGGGGGCGGCGGCTACGGCGGTGACGGCGGCCGCGGCGGCGATGCCGGGCTGTTGATCGGTAACGGCGGTGCCGGCGGTGTCGGGGCGGCCGGCTACGACGGGACCACCGCGACCGCCGGCGGGGCCGGTGGGGACGGCGCGAACGGTGGGGATGGCGGGGCCGGCGGGGCCGCGGGGTTGATCGGGCTCGGCGGCCACGGCGGGGCCGGCGGCACCGGCGGGATCGGCGGGGCCGGCGGTGACGCTACGACCGCCGGTGGCACCGGTGGGGACGGCGGCACCGGCGGTACCGGCGGGGCCGGGGGTGCCGGGGGCAAAGCGGTGATCGGGATCGCCGGTAACGGCGGCACCGCCGGTAACGGCGGCACCGGCGGGGCTGGTGGGGCCGGTGGGGCCGGTGCCAGCAGCGACGGCGGTGACGGCGGTAACGGCGGCACCGGCGGTGTCGCCGGGACTGGGGGGGCGGCCGGGGCCGGCTGGGGCGCCCACACCGGCACCACCGGTGTCGGCGGCACCGGCGGGGCCGGTGGTAACGGCGGGACCGGGGATAACGGCGCGGCCGGCGCGACCGCGGCCACCGGCGGTGACGGCTACCACGGTGGGGCCGGCGGCACCGGCGGGGCCGGTGGTGCGGCCGGGGCCGGCGGCACCAACGGTAACGGCGGCACCGGCGGCAGCGGCGGGGCCGGCGGGCTCGGCGGTAACGGCGGGGCCGGTAACAACAGCAACGGCGGCAACGGCGGCACCGGCGGGGTTGGCGGGGCCGCCGGTGCCGGTGGGGCGGCCGGCACCGGCACCGGTAGCGCCGGCAGTGCCGGGAACGCCGGTATCGGCGGCCAAGGCGGGGCTGGTGGTAACGGCGGGACCGGGGATAACGGCGCGGCCGGCGCGGCCGCGACCACCGGCGGTGACGGCTACGCGGGCGGGGCCGGCGGGGCTGGCGGGGCGGGTGGGGCCGCCGGGGCCGGCGGCACCAACGGCAACGGCGGCACCGGCGGTAACGGCGCCACCGGCGGTGTCGGCGGCAACGGCGGTGACGGCGTCAACAGCAACGGCGGAAACGGCGGTAACGGCGGGGTTGGCGGGGCCGCCGGTAACGGTGGGGCGGCCGGCACCGGCGCCGGCAGCGCCGGTGTCGCCGGCAACGCCGGTATCGGCGGCACCGGCGGGGCTGGCGGTAACGGCGGGACCGGCGATAACGGCGCCGACGGGGCCACCGCGACCGCCGGCGGTGACGGCTACGCGGGCGGGGCCGGCGGGGCCGGCGGGGCGGGTGGTGCCGCCGGGGCCGGCGGCACCAACGGCAACGGCGGCCAAGGCGGCAACGGCGCCACCGGCGGTGTCGGCGGCACCGGCGGCAACGGCGCCAACAGCAACGGCGGTAACGGCGGCACCGGCGGCACCGGCGGAGCCGCCGGTAACGGTGGGGCCGCCGGCACCGGCGTCGGCAGCGCGGGTGTCGCCGGTAACGCCGGTGTCGGCGGCCACGGCGGCAACGGTGGTGATGGCGGGACCGGCGATAACGGCGCCGACGGTGCCACCGCGGCCACCGGCGGTGACGGCTACAACGGCGGTAACGGCGGGGCTGGCGGTGCTGGCGGGGCCGCCGGGGCCGGCGGCACCAACGGCAACGGCGGCCAAGGCGGCAACGGCGCCGCCGCCGGCAACGGCGGCACCGGCGGCAACGGCAACAACAGCAACGGCGGAAACGGCGGCAACGGCGGGGCTGGCGGCAACGCGGGCAATGGTGGGGCCGCCGGCAGCGGTGCCGGTAGCGCCGGTGTCGCCGGCAACGCCGGCATCGGCGGCCAAGGCGGTAACGGTGGTGATGGCGGGACCGGGGATAACGGCGCCGACGGGGCCACCGCAACCGCCGGCGGTGACGGCTACGCGGGTGGGGCCGGCGGGGCTGGCGGGGCTGGTGGGGCGGCCGGGGCCGGCGGCACCAACGGCAACGGCGGTCAAGGCGGCAACGGCGCCGCCGCCGGCAACGGCGGTGACGGCGGCAACGGCGCCAACAGCAACGGCGGTAACGGCGGTAACGGCGGCACCGGCGGAGCCGCCGGTGATGGTGGGGCCGCCGGCGCCGGCACCGGTAGCGCCGGTGTCGCCGGCAACGCCGGCACCGGCGGCCAAGGCGGTAACGGTGGTGATGGCGGGACCGGGGATAACGGCGCCGCCGGGGCCACCGCGGCCGCCGGCGGTGACGGCTACGCGGGTGGGGCCGGCGGGGCTGGCGGTGCGGGCGGGGCGGCCGGGGCCGGCGGCACCAACGGCAACGGCGGCCAAGGCGGCAACGGCGCCGCCGCCGGCAACGGCGGTGACGGTGGTGACGGTGACAACAGCGCCGGCGGCAACGGCGGAGCCGGCGGGGCTGGTGGGGTCGGTGGTAGCGGTGGGGCCGCCGGCGCCGGCACCGGTAGCGCGGGTGTCGGCGGTAACGCCGGCAACGGTGGCCACGGCGGGGCGGGTGGTAAGGGAGGCGCCGGCGCCGACGGCGCGATCGCCGGCTTCGACGGCGGCAACGCCGGTAACGGCGGTGCCGGCGGGGCCGGCGGGGCCGGTGGTGCCGGCATCGGCGGCAGCGGCGGCGGCAGCGGTGGCCAAGGCGGCGACGCCGGCGCCGGCGGGGCCGCCGGTCAAGGCGGCATCGCCTTCGGCACGGGCCCCGGCGGTAACGGCGGCACCGGCGGCCAAGGCGGTACCGGCGGTGCCGGTGGCGCCGGCACCGACGGGGGTGCCGGCGGCGCCGGTGGTACCGCCGCTATCGGCGGCAACGGCGGTAATGGTGGTGAGTCGATTGCTGGTGACGGCGGGGCCGGCGGCGATGCCGGCGCCGGCGGGGCCGGCGGTGACGGCGGCACCGGCAACGGCGGCGGGGCCGGAGGTAACGCTGCGTCCGGCGGCACCGGCGGTAGCGGCGGTGCCGGCACCTTCGCCGGCGGTGCCGGCGGGGCCGGCGGGGCTGGCGGGGCCGGTGGCAGCGCCACAGCTAGCGACAACGCCGGTGGAGGGGGTAACGGCGGGGCTGGCGGCGCCGGCGGCAACGGCACCACCGGCGGTGACGGCGGAACCGCCGGCACCGGCGGGGCCGGCGGGGCATCCTTTGGCAGCGGTGATGCCGGCAACGGCGGCACCGGAGGCCTCGGCGGCAACGGTGGGGGCTTTGTGACCAGCGTTGGCGGCAAGGGCGGGGCCGGCGGGGCCGGCGGGGCCGGCGGGGCATCCTTTGGCAGCGGTAATGCCGGCAACGGCGGCAACGGCGGCAACGGGGGCACCGGCGCCGATACTGTCACCGCTGGCGCCGGCGGCAACGGCGGCGACGCCGGCGGCGGCGGCAGCGCCGCCGGCACCGGCAACGCCGGTGACGGCGGCAACGGCGGCAACGGCGGCAACGGCGGCGACGGCGACAGCAGTACCGGCATAGGAGCCGACGGCGGCAACGGCGGCAACGGCGGGTCGGCCGGCGCCGCCGGGACCGCGACCGGCGGCGGATCCAACGGCACTGCGGGCACCGGCGGCACCGGCGGCAACGGCGGTAACGGCACCGTAGGCCTAGACGGCACCGACGCCGCTAGCGGCACCGGCGCGAACGGGGGTGACGGGGGTGACGGCGGTGCCGGCGGCGCCGGCGGCACCGGCGGGGCGGCCAACGGCGGCATCGCCGGCAGCGGCGGCAACGGCGGCAACGGCGCCGACGGAGGCAAGGGTGGTGCCGGAGGCAGCGGCAGCGACGGCAGCAGCTCCACCAGCGGTGTCGGCGGTGACGGTACAGCTGGCGGTGCCGGCGGTAACGGCGGCAATGGTGGCGCGGCCGGTGCCGGTGGGGCCGCCGGCAGCGGCGGTGGCGGCAGTGCGGGCGTCAACGGCACCGCCGGTGACGGCGGCGCCGGCGGCAAAGGTGGTGCCGGCGGCAACGGCGGCACCGGCGGACAAGATTCTTCTTCTTTTGCTGGCTTGGACGGCGGCACCGGCGGCAACGGCGGGGCCGGTGGCCAAGGCGGTGCTGGTGGCGCCGGCATCGGCGGTAGCGGCGGCGGCACCGGCGGCCAAGGCGGCGATGCCGGTGCCGCCGGCACGGGCGGCGCCGGCGGTAACGGTGCCGCCGGTGCCGACGGCACTAGCTCCACCAGCGGTGATGGCACCGCCGGCGGTGATGGCACCGCCGGCGGCGACGGCGGGGCCGGCGGGGCCGGCGGGGCCGCCGGCGCCGGTGGGGCCGCTGGTAGTGGTGGTGGCAGCGCGGGCGCCAACGGTACCGCCAGCGACGGCGGCAAGGGCGGTACCGGCGGCCAAGGCGGCGCCGGCGGCGCCGGCGGCGATGGTTCGCTGGCCGGCTCCGACGGCGGCACCGCCGGTGCCGGCGGGGCCGGCGGCCAAGGCGGTGCCGGTGGCGCCGGCATCAGCGGCAGCGGTGGCGGGGCCGGTGGCCAAGGCGGCGATGCCGGCGCCGGCGGCGCCGGCGGCCAAGGCGGCACCTCCTTCGGCACGGGCCCCGGCGGTGCCGGCGGCAGCGGCGGCCAAGGCGGCCAAGGCGGTGCCGGTGGCGCCGGCACCGATGGGGGTAGCGGCGGTGCCGGTGGTAGCGCCGCCACCGGCGGCAACGGCGGTACCGGCGGCGCCGGTGCCGGCGCCTTCGCTGATGGCGGCAAAGGCGGCAGCGGCGGCAGCGGTGGTAGCGGCGGTGCCGGCGGCGCCGGTAACGGCGGCGGCAACGGCGGGGCCGGCGGCGCCGGCAACAACGGCGGCACCGGCGGCACCGGCGGCACCGCCTCGGGCGGCACCGGCGGCGATGCCGGCAACGGAGGCACCGGCGGCAACGGCGGCATAGGCGGTGATGCCTCCAGCGGCGCAGGCACCGGCGGCACCGGCGGCACCGCAGGCAACGGCGGCGCCGGCGGCACCGCCGGCACCGGCAACGGTGACGGCACCGGCGGTGCCGGCGGCGACGGCGGCAACGGCGGCACCGGCGGTAACACCGCAGGCAGCGGCAACGCCGGTGACGGCGGCACCGGCGGCACCGGCGGCACCGGCACCGACGGCACCGACGGCGGCAACGGCGGCGCCGGCGGCAACGGCACCGACGGCGGCAACGGCGGCGCCGGCGGCAATGGCGGCAACGCCACAGGCGCCGGCAACGCCGGCAACGGCGGCACCGGCGGCACCGGCGGCCAAGGCGGTGGCGGCGGCACCGGCACCGATGACAGCGGCGGCGCCGGCGGCACCGGTGGCCAAGGCGGCGCCGGTGGCAGCGGCGGCAGCGGCGGCACCGCCTCAGGTGCCGGCAGCGGCGGCACCGGCGGCAACGGCGGCCAAGGCGGCACCGGCGGCAACGGCGGCAGCGGCGCCGATGGCAGCAGCAGCACCGGAGGCACCGGCGGCGACGGGACCGCCGGCGGAAGTGGAGGCAACGGTGGTGCGGGCGGCGCCGCCGGCGCGGGCGGTGCCGCCAGCGGCGGCAGCGCCGGCGCCAACGGCACCGGCGGCACCGGCGGCCAAGGCGGTGACGGCGCCACCGGCGGCAACGGCGGCAACGGCGGCAACGACGTTGTCCCCTGGTTCGGCGGCAACGGCGGCAGCGGCGGCCACGGCGGCACCGGCGGCGCCGGCGGCGCCGGCATCAACGGCGCCGGCGGCGGCACCGGCGGTAAAGGCGGCGAAGCGGGCACCGGCGGCAACGGCGGCAACGGCGGCACCGGCGGCGGCGGTATTGGCGGCACCGGCGGCGACGGCGGCACCGGCGGCCAGGGTGGACAGGGCGGTGCTGGCGGCGGTGTTGGCGGTGCTGGCACCAATGGTGGTACCGGCGGCCAAGGCGGCACCGGCGGCGACGGCGCCGACGGCTCCAGCACCGCCGGCACCGGCGGCAGCGGTTTCACCGGCGGCACCGGCGGCAACGGCGGCAACGGCGGTGCCGCAGGCGCTGGCGGGGCCGCCGGGACCGGTAGCGGCGGCACCGCGGGCGCCAACGGCGCCGGCGGCACCGGCGGCCAAGGTGGCGACGGCGGCAACGGCGGCAACGGCGCCGAAGGCGCCGAAGGCGCCGATACTGGCTGGAGCGGCGGCACAAGCGGCTGGGGCGGCAACGGCGGTAACGGCGGCGACGGCGGTGCCGGCATCAACGGCGCCGGAGGCGGCAACGGCGGTAACGCCGGCACCGGCGGCAACGCCGGCACCGGCGGCACCGGCGGCACCGGCGATATAGGCGATGGCGGCACCGGCGGCGACGGCGGCAACGGCGGCAACGGCGGCACCGGCGGAAACGGCACAGACGGCGGCGACGGCGGCAGTGGTGGCCAAGCCGGCACCGGCGGCAACGGCGGCAATGCCGGCAAAGGCGGCGGCCACTTTGCCTCCGGCGGCAACGGCGGCAACGCCGGCAACGGCGGCAATGGCGGCGCCGGCGGCCACGCATCAGGCAGCACCGGCAACGGCGGCGCCGGCGGCCAAGGTGGCCAAGGCGGAACCGGCGGAAACGGCAACGAGGGCGACCTCGGCATGGGCGATGGCGGCAACGGCGGCGCCGCTGGTGCCGGGGGCGCAGGAGGCAGCGGCGGCAACGGCGGCACTGACGACGGCGCCGGAGGCAACGGCGGCGATGGAGGCCAAGGCGGCACCGGCGGAAACGGCGAGGATGGCGATATCTCCGGTGCCGTTGGCGGGTCCGCCGGCACCGGCGGAAGCGGTGGTGACGGCGGCAACGGCGGAACGGGCAATGGCACCGGCGCCGGCGGCAAGGGAGGCGCCGGCGGCACCGGTGGCTCGGCCGGCTCTACGGGCGCTGCCAATTACGAGGGAGAGGGCACGACCGGCTCCAGCGGAGGTGCCGGCGGCAACGGCGGCGCCGGCGGTGCCTCCTCTGGGAGCGGTAACGGCGGCGACGGCGGGGCCGGCGGGAACGCCGGCGCATCCAGTACAGGCGCCCAGAACACCAACCCCCTGGACGGCTTCGGCGGTGTCGGTGGCAGTGGCGCGACTGGCGGCGCCGGCGGCGCCGGGGGCAACGCCACCGGCACGGGCAATGGCGGGGCCGGCGGCAACGGCGGCAACGGCGCCAACGGCGGCGACGGGGGCCTTGCCAGCGGTCAGGACAACAGTTTCGCCGGTGACGCCGGCACCGGCGGCACCGGAGGCAAAGGAGGGGCCGGCGGCACTGCCTCCAGCGGGGTCGGCGGCGGCGGAGGTACCGGCGGCAACGGCGGTGCTGGCGGCACCGGTGGTTCCTACACTGGCAACAACCCACAAGTTACCGGCGGCGACGGCGGCGCGGCCGGCGACGGCGGTGACGGCGGCGACGGTGGCACCGGCGGGGGAGGAAACGGCGTCGGTGGCAAAGGCGGCAACGGCGGCAACGGCGGCGACGGCGCCGCCGGCATCGACGGCACCGGCACCATCGGGGCGAACGCGAGCGGCAGCGGCAGCGGGGGCAACGGAGGCAACGGCGGCGCGGGTGGCAGCAACGGCGGCAACGGAGGCAACGGAGGCAACGGAGGCAACGGCATCGACGGCTTCACTGGCACCGTTACCAGCGACACCGGCGGCAACGGCGGCTGGGGCGGCAACGGCGGCAACGGCGGCAACGGCGGCAACGGCGGCAGCGGCGGCGGCAGCGGCGGCAACGGCGGCAACGGCGGCACCGCCGGCAACGGCGGCAACGGCGTCGGCGGCACCACCAATGCTCATGGAAGTACTGGCGCCAACGGCGGCAACGGCGGCAACGGCGGCAACGGCGGCGCCGGTACCGGGACCGGCACCGGCGGCAACGGCGGCTCTGGAGGCAAGGCCGGCACCGGCGGCAATTCCGAACAGTCGTACGACACTTCTATTCCTGGTCCCGACGGAGGCAGCGGCGGCAACGGCGGCAACGGCGGTGCCGGTGGCGGCTCAGAAAGCGGCAACGCCGGCAACGGCGGCGACGGCGCCGACGGCGGAGCCGCCGGCAATGGCGGCTTAAGCAGCGAAACAACGAGCACCGCCGGCGGTGCCGGCGGTGCCGGCGGTAACGGCGGTAACGGCGGTGCCGGCGGCGCCGGAGGCGACTCCTCCAACGGCGGAAACGGCGGTGCCGGCGGTGCCGGCGCTAACGGCGGCGACGCCGGTGACGGCGCCGGCTCCTTCGACGCCAATGCCGGCGGTAACGGCGGTAACGGTGGCGCCGGCGGTGCCGGCGGTAACGGCGGTAACGCCTCTTCTGTCGGTGGCGTCGGCGGCGCCGGCGGCAACGGCGGCACCGGCGGGAACGCCGGCAACGGCGGTGACGGCACTGAGGTAGGCGAAGGCAACGGCGGCGACGGCGGTACCGGCGGTAACGGCGGCAACGGCGGCAACTTCGGCGGCGGCGGCGACGGCGGTACCGGCGGCGGCGGCGGTGCCGGCGGTACCGCCGGTTCCGGCGGTACGGACGGCGTCCACGGCTCCGCCGGGACTGATGGGGAGCACGGCTCGTGA
- a CDS encoding type II toxin-antitoxin system PemK/MazF family toxin produces the protein MTRGELWTVSGGVYAAKPWPALIIQDDLFDATESVVVIPLTSTVADAPVTRIAVPTTTGITGASFVMIDKITTVRRSSLGTRIGCLPTTLMADIERSLMVFLGLAS, from the coding sequence GTGACCCGCGGCGAGCTCTGGACCGTCTCGGGTGGCGTCTATGCCGCCAAGCCCTGGCCGGCTCTCATCATTCAAGACGACCTGTTCGACGCGACAGAGTCGGTCGTCGTCATCCCGCTGACCAGCACCGTAGCCGATGCGCCGGTAACGCGCATCGCGGTGCCCACGACCACCGGAATCACTGGGGCCAGCTTCGTCATGATCGACAAAATCACCACAGTGCGCCGGTCGAGCCTGGGCACGCGGATCGGTTGCTTGCCTACGACCCTCATGGCTGACATCGAACGCTCACTCATGGTATTTCTCGGCCTGGCTTCCTGA